A single Oleidesulfovibrio alaskensis DSM 16109 DNA region contains:
- a CDS encoding aspartate-semialdehyde dehydrogenase yields the protein MSKERLVVAVVGATGAVGREMLKTLEDREFPAHEVRALASARSAGTTVPFKGGELTVRELTEDSFEGVDIALFSAGGGTSARFAPHAVKSGCVVVDNSSNWRMDERCPLVVPEVNPDALKLHNGIIANPNCSTIQMVVALKPLHDAAGVRRVVVSTYQAVSGTGQKAISELEKQVRQMFNMQEPEASVYPYQIAFNCLPHIDVFLEDGYTKEELKMVQETVKIMGDPSVKVTATTVRVPVFYGHSESLNIETEKKLTAAQARAVLAQAPGVRVLDNPSENIYPMAIHAAGEDETFVGRIREDHTIENGLNMWVVADNLRKGAALNAVQIAEELVERSLLDIADPGKFL from the coding sequence ATGTCCAAGGAACGTTTGGTCGTTGCGGTTGTAGGTGCCACGGGTGCTGTGGGCCGCGAAATGCTGAAGACGCTGGAAGATCGTGAATTTCCCGCTCATGAGGTGCGCGCGCTGGCCTCTGCCCGCAGCGCAGGAACCACCGTACCCTTCAAGGGTGGCGAGCTCACCGTGCGCGAACTTACCGAAGACTCCTTTGAAGGTGTTGATATCGCATTGTTTTCTGCAGGCGGCGGCACTTCGGCCCGGTTTGCCCCCCATGCCGTGAAATCCGGCTGCGTGGTGGTGGACAACTCCAGCAACTGGCGCATGGATGAGCGCTGCCCGCTGGTGGTGCCCGAGGTCAACCCCGACGCCCTCAAGCTGCACAACGGCATCATTGCCAACCCCAACTGCTCGACCATCCAGATGGTTGTGGCCCTCAAGCCTCTGCATGATGCGGCAGGCGTACGCCGCGTGGTGGTTTCCACCTATCAGGCTGTTTCCGGTACCGGCCAGAAGGCCATATCCGAACTGGAAAAACAGGTGCGGCAGATGTTTAACATGCAGGAGCCCGAAGCTTCGGTATATCCGTATCAGATAGCGTTCAACTGTCTGCCGCACATCGATGTTTTCCTTGAAGACGGCTACACCAAGGAAGAACTGAAGATGGTGCAGGAAACCGTGAAGATAATGGGCGACCCGTCGGTGAAGGTTACCGCCACCACCGTGCGCGTGCCGGTTTTTTACGGCCATTCCGAATCGCTGAACATCGAAACGGAGAAAAAACTGACCGCGGCGCAGGCCCGCGCCGTGCTGGCGCAGGCTCCCGGCGTGCGTGTGCTGGATAATCCTTCGGAAAATATCTACCCCATGGCCATTCATGCCGCAGGTGAGGATGAAACCTTTGTCGGGCGCATCCGTGAAGACCATACCATTGAAAACGGTCTGAACATGTGGGTGGTGGCTGACAACCTGCGCAAAGGCGCCGCACTTAATGCCGTACAGATTGCCGAAGAACTGGTGGAGCGTTCTCTGCTGGATATCGCCGATCCCGGAAAATTCCTGTAA
- a CDS encoding bacteriohemerythrin, whose protein sequence is MRQLELKDSMKIGIKELDDQHQQLTEIINELYYAYMQGNHRAVLCGLITRLNDYAHEHFALERQYMERFVFEMPDYEQHMQEHREFFTDAIGFLLRYIEEGSEITPEMLDYLQDWWKDHVMVRDKELGRFLRSRGVTA, encoded by the coding sequence ATGCGGCAGCTTGAACTCAAGGATTCGATGAAGATCGGCATAAAAGAGCTTGATGATCAGCATCAGCAGCTTACAGAGATCATCAATGAGCTGTATTACGCCTATATGCAGGGGAATCACCGTGCGGTGCTGTGCGGTCTCATAACCCGTCTGAACGACTACGCACATGAACATTTCGCGCTGGAGCGCCAGTACATGGAGCGGTTTGTCTTTGAAATGCCGGATTATGAACAGCATATGCAGGAGCATCGCGAGTTTTTTACGGACGCCATCGGTTTTCTGTTGCGCTACATCGAAGAAGGTTCTGAAATAACACCTGAAATGCTTGACTATCTGCAGGACTGGTGGAAGGACCATGTTATGGTGCGTGACAAGGAGCTGGGCAGATTCCTGCGTTCGCGGGGCGTTACCGCATAG
- a CDS encoding DMT family transporter, translating into MSALLFVMALLAGATLPTQAGINSGLQAHWAGSPVLASLVSFSVGTAALVCWCLVTRTAPAVPVPGTTQWWHWTGGLLGAFFVSAVTFLAPRLGATTMVALILAGQVTASVLLDHFGVLGYQARSVNLPRLAGLVMVGAGVYLIRRF; encoded by the coding sequence ATGAGCGCACTGTTATTTGTCATGGCGCTGCTGGCGGGGGCCACCCTGCCCACGCAGGCGGGGATAAACAGCGGACTTCAGGCGCACTGGGCGGGCAGCCCGGTACTGGCGTCGCTGGTATCATTCAGCGTGGGCACCGCGGCGCTTGTGTGCTGGTGTCTGGTCACGCGCACCGCGCCGGCGGTACCTGTTCCGGGCACCACACAGTGGTGGCACTGGACAGGCGGTCTGCTCGGGGCTTTTTTTGTCAGCGCGGTCACTTTTCTTGCGCCCCGACTGGGGGCCACAACCATGGTCGCGCTCATTCTGGCGGGACAGGTGACGGCCTCGGTGCTGCTGGATCACTTCGGGGTGCTGGGCTATCAGGCCCGATCCGTCAATCTGCCGCGCCTTGCGGGGCTTGTCATGGTGGGGGCGGGCGTGTATCTCATCCGGCGGTTTTAA